Proteins encoded within one genomic window of Triticum aestivum cultivar Chinese Spring chromosome 2D, IWGSC CS RefSeq v2.1, whole genome shotgun sequence:
- the LOC123051881 gene encoding gamma carbonic anhydrase 2, mitochondrial, whose translation MGTLGRAIYTVGKWIRGTGQAMDRLGSTIQGGLRTEEQVSRHRTVMSIFDKEPRINKDVFVAPSASVIGDVEIGHGSSIWYGSVLRGDVNSIRIGSGSNIQDNSLVHVAKTNISGKVLPTIIGSNVTVGHSAVLHACTIEDEAFVGMGATLLDGVVVEKHSMVGAGSLVKQNTRIPSGEVWVGNPAKFLRKLTEEEITFIAQSAANYINLAHVHATENSKSFDEIELEKKLRKKFAHKDEEYDSMLGVVREIPPQLILPDNILPDKAPKAAVAH comes from the exons ATGGGGACACTCGGGCGCGCGATCTACACGGTGGGCAAGTGGATCCGTGGAACGGGGCAGGCCATGGACCGCCTCGGATCCACCATCCAGGGCGGCCTCCGCACCGAGGAGCAGG TGTCAAGGCATCGTACAGTCATGAGCATATTTGACAAGGAGCCTAGGATCAACAAAGATGTTTTTGTTGCTCCCAGTGCATCTGTCATTGGTGATGTTGAGATTGGACATGGATCATCGATCTGGTATGGCTCCGTTTTGAGAG GTGATGTCAACAGTATTCGTATTGGATCTGGATCAAATATACAAGACAACTCCCTTGTACATGTTGCAAAGACTAATATTAGCGGGAAGGTCCTTCCGACGATCATTGGAAGCAATGTTACAGTAG GTCATAGTGCTGTTTTACATGCATGCACCATTGAGGATGAAGCTTTTGTTGGTATGGGTGCCACTTTGCTTGACGGAGTGGTTGTTGAAAAGCACAGCATGGTTGGCGCTGGATCTCTTGTCAAGCAGAATACAAGGATTCCTTCTGGGGAG GTCTGGGTTGGTAATCCTGCCAAGTTCCTAAGGAAGCTGACAGAGGAGGAGATCACATTCATCGCCCAATCGGCAGCCAACTACATCAACTTAGCTCATGTTCACGCCACTGAGAATTCCAAGAGCTTCGATGAGATTGAGCTCGAGAAGAAGCTGAGGAAGAAGTTTGCTCACAAAGATGAGGAGTACGACTCGATGCTCGGAGTGGTCCGTGAGATCCCGCCGCAGCTCATCCTCCCCGACAATATCCTCCCAGACAAAGCACCGAAAGCAGCTGTCGCTCACTGA